A genomic stretch from Ciona intestinalis unplaced genomic scaffold, KH HT000098.2, whole genome shotgun sequence includes:
- the LOC108950300 gene encoding uncharacterized protein LOC108950300 isoform X2, which yields MENIHKTSVALIGAELLPPKPNAVVPNVTIHKPVAKIIPTLAATMVGEERAGAISRAGHHRWPQATMRVMGATKRQVYNTELLTVTTRQRDMDLLKKGSKHTDEDTSPTKPIFPNISGGQTQETEGKGRNSQSPQTRLTSPTKFTQFPRFQRGSTTANAKSLVKQEQQTKLIRNIKFWRGTTPATRENHRELKEVSNKEHFVKTEQQKEDSFQSWTEQVTSLEEISKHKYFSWHMALRERLMKHEKLHYDEAVTRINKYRERLRKRPAFPSNSSEIRVSKDNQLIRSLLQDGNKKQVTTTITSGVRMSPSKQWRPYIGSEEGENGQKKPPFFGKSAATANEAAKKQFKQTNNLTSSKGVRKSRYSTSSKDGSSYPIHGEGLLKSEQENVLPSIDTTSPTEENSNQKVENEVVQSEDIDVDEDKAETRALLVDLKRHLKSGQAGDGSDGGKTLVERGSTAPVMQTRTGMGAKLRLLLQSSSQSPRDHGNDGSQKISTGKRKSQSQNGKLRPLTRPHTYGSGTLPKITNLPVTSLWKNHQTNAEHVKHRLTLKGIANRESFTPGMIGVSKKHINSRGRQSDENQKINEPENDEKINTNNKANETSQKTVNAKEVNSSQKESVTAGNESFSRGWKRGVVAHKLHTPVSQQQQKPIATSALLAKSYRYDIRENPQHMDLKLVTSHPNQPSATPDHDTSKHRIKGKKKTVAQHKVLCVAVVEPPLTERERHRRQQELERSSKRLTFNPTHAAVSSFTAAILNSELALRAPSSSPVDMVYRHYNPIPNEQPTTADLWTMRKAAVEQLQNLPEDQAPLVEALLQNHNEQLLINSTDAPHRTKSEGSGRSAETLPCNEEAWGGIHQQWNGVRVQQLSYKDGEWS from the exons ATGGAAAACATACACAAGACAAGTGTGGCTTTAATAGGTGCCGAGTTGCTGCCACCGAAACCCAATGCTGTTGTCCCTAATGTGACAATTCACAAGCCTGTTGCCAAAATAATCCCCACATTGGCAGCTACAATGGTTGGGGAAGAGAGAGCAGGAGCTATAAGCCGAGCAGGACATCACCGCTGGCCTCAAGCTACAATGAGAGTGATGGGTGCAACAAAACGCCAGGTTTACAATACAGAGTTGTTGACAGTTACAACAAGACAGAGAGATATGGACCTATTAAAAAAAGGGAGTAAACACACTGATGAGGACACTTCACCAACCAAGcccatatttccaaatatttcTGGAGGCCAAACACAGGAAACTGAAGGGAAGGGAAGAAACTCTCAATCACCGCAGACAAGGTTAACATCTCCAACAAAGTTCACGCAGTTTCCAAGGTTTCAGAGAGG TTCTACCACTGCCAATGCAAAATCATTGGTAAAACAGGAGCAGCAAACTAAACTAATACGGAATATCAAATTTTGGAGAGGAACTACCCCAGCTACCAGAGAAAATCATCGAGAATTGAAAGAAGTatcaaacaaagaacattttgtaAAGACTGAACAACAAAAAGAAGACAG TTTTCAGTCCTGGACAGAGCAGGTTACTTCACTAGAAGAAATAAGCAAGCATAAATACTTCAGTTGGCACATGGCTTTGAGAGAGCGTCTTATGAAGCACGAGAAGCTACATTATGATGAGGCCGTCACTCGCATTAATAAGTACAG AGAAAGATTGAGGAAAAGACCTGCGTTTCCATCCAATAGCAGTGAGATACGAGTGTCTAAAGACAACCAGTTGATAAGAAGCTTACTACAAGATGGAAACAAGAAACAGGTGACAACAACAATAACCTCGGGTGTCCGAATGTCACCATCTAAACAATGGAGGCCATATATTGGTTCTGAAGAAGGAG AAAATGGGCAAAAAAAGCCACCATTTTTTGGCAAGTCGGCAGCAACAGCCAATGAAGCAGCGAAaaagcaatttaaacaaaccaacaatTTAACTTCGTCAAAGGGTGTACGAAAGTCAAGGTATTCAACAAGCAGCAAAGATGGCTCAAGTTACCCAATCCATGGAGAAGGTTTGCTGAAATCAGAGCAAGAAAATGTGCTGCCCAGTATTGATACAACCAGCCCAACAGAAGAAAATAGtaaccaaa AGGTGGAGAATGAGGTTGTTCAAAGTGAGGATATAGACGTGGATGAAGACAAAGCTGAAACAAGAGCATTATTGGTTGACTTGAAACGACATCTTAAATCTGGCCAAGCGGGTGATGGGAGTGATGGAGGGAAGACGTTGGTTGAGAGGGGAAGCACTGCTCCTGTGATGCAAACAAGGACTGGGATGGGAGCAAAACTTCGTCTTCTTCTTCAGTCCAGCTCCCAATCACCTAGAGATCATGGGAATGATGGAAGCCAGAAAATTTCGACAGGAAAACGCAAAAGTCAGTCACAAAATGGAAAATTAAGACCATT AACACGTCCACATACTTATGGAAGCGGTACACTCCCCAAGATAACTAACCTTCCTGTGACATCTTTGTGGAAAAATCATCAAACCAACGCAGAGCATGTAAAGCATAGGTTGACTTTGAAAGGAATTGCAAACAGAGAATCTTTTACTCCGGGAATGATCGGAGTATCAAAGAAACACATCAACAGCAGGGGAAGGCAGAGTGATGAAAATCAAAAGATTAACGAACCAGAAAATGATGAGAAAATTAACACTAATAACAAGGCAAACGAAACTAGCCAAAAAACAGTTAATGCTAAAGAAGTGAACTCAAGCCAAAAAGAATCAGTCACTGCTGGAAATGAATCATTTTCTAGGGGTTGGAAGCGTGGTGTTGTTGCACATAAGCTACACACACCTGTTTCTCAACAGCAGCAGAAACCAATAGCTACCAG CGCATTACTTGCCAAGTCATATCGTTACGACATAAGAGAGAACCCGCAACATATGGACCTGAAACTTGTTACAAGCCATCCCAACCAACCTTCTGCAACACCTGACCATGATACTTCAAAACATAGAATCAAAGGGAAGAAGAAGACAG TAGCACAGCATAAAGTGCTTTGTGTAGCAGTAGTTGAACCACCATTGACAGAAAGGGAACGACACAGGAGACAGCAGGAATTGGAGAGAAGTAGCAAAAGGTTGACATTTAACCCAACTCATGCAGCAGTATCCAGTTTCACAGCGGCCATCTTGAACAG TGAACTGGCATTGAGGGCACCTTCCAGCAGTCCAGTTGACATGGTATACAGACATTATAACCCAATACCTAATGAGCAACCAACAACCGCAGATTTATGGACAATGAGAAAAGCTG CTGTGGAACAGTTGCAAAATCTCCCTGAAGACCAAGCACCACTGGTGGAAGCTCTCCTGCAAAACCACAACGAGCAGTTGCTCATCAACTCCACTGACG CACCCCACCGCACCAAAAGTGAAGGATCTGGTCGATCTGCAGAGACTCTACCATGTAATGAAGAAGCATGGGGAGGCATACACCAACAATGGAACGGGGTACGTGTACAGCAGCTCTCCTACAAAGATGGGGAGTGGTCCTGA
- the LOC108950300 gene encoding uncharacterized protein LOC108950300 isoform X1 yields the protein MENIHKTSVALIGAELLPPKPNAVVPNVTIHKPVAKIIPTLAATMVGEERAGAISRAGHHRWPQATMRVMGATKRQVYNTELLTVTTRQRDMDLLKKGSKHTDEDTSPTKPIFPNISGGQTQETEGKGRNSQSPQTRLTSPTKFTQFPRFQRGSTTANAKSLVKQEQQTKLIRNIKFWRGTTPATRENHRELKEVSNKEHFVKTEQQKEDSFQSWTEQVTSLEEISKHKYFSWHMALRERLMKHEKLHYDEAVTRINKYRERLRKRPAFPSNSSEIRVSKDNQLIRSLLQDGNKKQVTTTITSGVRMSPSKQWRPYIGSEEGENGQKKPPFFGKSAATANEAAKKQFKQTNNLTSSKGVRKSRYSTSSKDGSSYPIHGEGLLKSEQENVLPSIDTTSPTEENSNQKVENEVVQSEDIDVDEDKAETRALLVDLKRHLKSGQAGDGSDGGKTLVERGSTAPVMQTRTGMGAKLRLLLQSSSQSPRDHGNDGSQKISTGKRKSQSQNGKLRPLTRPHTYGSGTLPKITNLPVTSLWKNHQTNAEHVKHRLTLKGIANRESFTPGMIGVSKKHINSRGRQSDENQKINEPENDEKINTNNKANETSQKTVNAKEVNSSQKESVTAGNESFSRGWKRGVVAHKLHTPVSQQQQKPIATSALLAKSYRYDIRENPQHMDLKLVTSHPNQPSATPDHDTSKHRIKGKKKTVAQHKVLCVAVVEPPLTERERHRRQQELERSSKRLTFNPTHAAVSSFTAAILNSELALRAPSSSPVDMVYRHYNPIPNEQPTTADLWTMRKAAVEQLQNLPEDQAPLVEALLQNHNEQLLINSTDGLYPPMAGGEQDNSMIDSLFESINKQHPTAPKVKDLVDLQRLYHVMKKHGEAYTNNGTGYVYSSSPTKMGSGPDVIGRSQVMKQHVYQQNLHKTPFYYYPYNNGDKDGGAPLYLVTGVNSLVAKRKHSRTQKSRHQANKKQRAEKPQMPVPPLVAPFHHVLKYEQKPSEIYQRKNLNKEPYTNRMVPTNRITVMMPKTSGLMNATIPMTHLEQINEHGVQ from the exons ATGGAAAACATACACAAGACAAGTGTGGCTTTAATAGGTGCCGAGTTGCTGCCACCGAAACCCAATGCTGTTGTCCCTAATGTGACAATTCACAAGCCTGTTGCCAAAATAATCCCCACATTGGCAGCTACAATGGTTGGGGAAGAGAGAGCAGGAGCTATAAGCCGAGCAGGACATCACCGCTGGCCTCAAGCTACAATGAGAGTGATGGGTGCAACAAAACGCCAGGTTTACAATACAGAGTTGTTGACAGTTACAACAAGACAGAGAGATATGGACCTATTAAAAAAAGGGAGTAAACACACTGATGAGGACACTTCACCAACCAAGcccatatttccaaatatttcTGGAGGCCAAACACAGGAAACTGAAGGGAAGGGAAGAAACTCTCAATCACCGCAGACAAGGTTAACATCTCCAACAAAGTTCACGCAGTTTCCAAGGTTTCAGAGAGG TTCTACCACTGCCAATGCAAAATCATTGGTAAAACAGGAGCAGCAAACTAAACTAATACGGAATATCAAATTTTGGAGAGGAACTACCCCAGCTACCAGAGAAAATCATCGAGAATTGAAAGAAGTatcaaacaaagaacattttgtaAAGACTGAACAACAAAAAGAAGACAG TTTTCAGTCCTGGACAGAGCAGGTTACTTCACTAGAAGAAATAAGCAAGCATAAATACTTCAGTTGGCACATGGCTTTGAGAGAGCGTCTTATGAAGCACGAGAAGCTACATTATGATGAGGCCGTCACTCGCATTAATAAGTACAG AGAAAGATTGAGGAAAAGACCTGCGTTTCCATCCAATAGCAGTGAGATACGAGTGTCTAAAGACAACCAGTTGATAAGAAGCTTACTACAAGATGGAAACAAGAAACAGGTGACAACAACAATAACCTCGGGTGTCCGAATGTCACCATCTAAACAATGGAGGCCATATATTGGTTCTGAAGAAGGAG AAAATGGGCAAAAAAAGCCACCATTTTTTGGCAAGTCGGCAGCAACAGCCAATGAAGCAGCGAAaaagcaatttaaacaaaccaacaatTTAACTTCGTCAAAGGGTGTACGAAAGTCAAGGTATTCAACAAGCAGCAAAGATGGCTCAAGTTACCCAATCCATGGAGAAGGTTTGCTGAAATCAGAGCAAGAAAATGTGCTGCCCAGTATTGATACAACCAGCCCAACAGAAGAAAATAGtaaccaaa AGGTGGAGAATGAGGTTGTTCAAAGTGAGGATATAGACGTGGATGAAGACAAAGCTGAAACAAGAGCATTATTGGTTGACTTGAAACGACATCTTAAATCTGGCCAAGCGGGTGATGGGAGTGATGGAGGGAAGACGTTGGTTGAGAGGGGAAGCACTGCTCCTGTGATGCAAACAAGGACTGGGATGGGAGCAAAACTTCGTCTTCTTCTTCAGTCCAGCTCCCAATCACCTAGAGATCATGGGAATGATGGAAGCCAGAAAATTTCGACAGGAAAACGCAAAAGTCAGTCACAAAATGGAAAATTAAGACCATT AACACGTCCACATACTTATGGAAGCGGTACACTCCCCAAGATAACTAACCTTCCTGTGACATCTTTGTGGAAAAATCATCAAACCAACGCAGAGCATGTAAAGCATAGGTTGACTTTGAAAGGAATTGCAAACAGAGAATCTTTTACTCCGGGAATGATCGGAGTATCAAAGAAACACATCAACAGCAGGGGAAGGCAGAGTGATGAAAATCAAAAGATTAACGAACCAGAAAATGATGAGAAAATTAACACTAATAACAAGGCAAACGAAACTAGCCAAAAAACAGTTAATGCTAAAGAAGTGAACTCAAGCCAAAAAGAATCAGTCACTGCTGGAAATGAATCATTTTCTAGGGGTTGGAAGCGTGGTGTTGTTGCACATAAGCTACACACACCTGTTTCTCAACAGCAGCAGAAACCAATAGCTACCAG CGCATTACTTGCCAAGTCATATCGTTACGACATAAGAGAGAACCCGCAACATATGGACCTGAAACTTGTTACAAGCCATCCCAACCAACCTTCTGCAACACCTGACCATGATACTTCAAAACATAGAATCAAAGGGAAGAAGAAGACAG TAGCACAGCATAAAGTGCTTTGTGTAGCAGTAGTTGAACCACCATTGACAGAAAGGGAACGACACAGGAGACAGCAGGAATTGGAGAGAAGTAGCAAAAGGTTGACATTTAACCCAACTCATGCAGCAGTATCCAGTTTCACAGCGGCCATCTTGAACAG TGAACTGGCATTGAGGGCACCTTCCAGCAGTCCAGTTGACATGGTATACAGACATTATAACCCAATACCTAATGAGCAACCAACAACCGCAGATTTATGGACAATGAGAAAAGCTG CTGTGGAACAGTTGCAAAATCTCCCTGAAGACCAAGCACCACTGGTGGAAGCTCTCCTGCAAAACCACAACGAGCAGTTGCTCATCAACTCCACTGACGGTTTGTATCCCCCTATGGCCGGGGGCGAGCAAGATAATAGTATGATTGACAGTTTATTTGAGAGTATTAACAAGCAGCACCCCACCGCACCAAAAGTGAAGGATCTGGTCGATCTGCAGAGACTCTACCATGTAATGAAGAAGCATGGGGAGGCATACACCAACAATGGAACGGGGTACGTGTACAGCAGCTCTCCTACAAAGATGGGGAGTGGTCCTGATGTGATAGGTCGTAGTCAAGTCATGAAACAACACGTGTACCAGCAAAACTTGCACAAAACACCATTCTACTATTACCCATACAATAATGGGGACAAAGATGGAGGAGCACCGTTGTATCTTGTTACTGGTGTTAATTCCTTGGTTGCAAAACGCAAACATTCAAGAACACAGAAGTCAAGACATCAGGCAAACAAGAAACAAAGGGCTGAGAAACCACAGATGCCGGTTCCACCTCTCGTTGCACCTTTCCATCATGTTCTTAAGTATGAGCAAAAACCAAGCGAGATTTATCAAAGGAAGAATCTGAACAAAGAACCCTACACCAACCGAATGGTGCCAACAAACAGAATAACAGTGATGATGCCTAAAACGTCTGGTCTAATGAATGCCACAATTCCAATGACACACTTGGAGCAAATAAATGAGCATGGTGTGCagtaa